Proteins encoded within one genomic window of Dictyoglomus sp. NZ13-RE01:
- a CDS encoding 30S ribosomal protein S1, giving the protein MEEIVDINLEDISMENLEIGSIVYGNILLVDKQGLWLDVGGKYNAFLPIEETTKSFQEKLEKNQIKDSIPVMIQFINYKEGIINVSQKRAVEKKIWEDLTLAYENDEPISGKIKDFNGKGFTIDLGEEVYGFIPLNLIDIYRPKNPNIYLNRKVNAKIIKINPERKQILLSVRSVLEEKLEEKRTRLWERIKKSEIIRGRVKEVNDDGLKIDLGFGILGFVSKDELSWFPIRNIYRTFQVGDIVKAKILNIDEEKKEVNLSVRLAQPNPWEVFLEKNPIGSIQQGEIIKITSGIVVKINNLVGFVPYSEISWGRIGNIREYYEVGDKIKVKILEVDPQEKRILLSIKQVEPNPWDVIDEILSEGSKVKGKIINITDFGIFVEIKPGLEGLIPRRFLSWERINDLHDKFHIGDSIEAKVLNIDKENRRLLLSRRDVLPDPWNNIEERYSEGMNVIGKVIEINNQGLVIELQPGIEGFLPNSQLDKRENSEISINSEIEVKIIRINQESRRIIFSRKALLKEKEEKELENYIKINTPPPITLGDILGFDLAKEEN; this is encoded by the coding sequence GAAGTATAGTTTATGGAAATATTTTATTAGTAGACAAACAAGGTTTGTGGTTAGATGTGGGGGGAAAATATAATGCCTTCCTACCCATAGAAGAAACGACAAAAAGCTTTCAAGAAAAATTAGAGAAAAATCAGATAAAAGATTCTATCCCTGTAATGATTCAATTCATAAATTATAAAGAGGGAATTATAAATGTATCCCAAAAAAGGGCTGTTGAAAAAAAGATATGGGAAGACTTAACCTTAGCCTATGAGAATGACGAACCTATTAGCGGAAAAATTAAAGATTTTAATGGAAAAGGTTTCACTATTGATTTAGGAGAAGAAGTTTATGGATTTATCCCTTTAAATCTCATTGACATTTATCGTCCTAAAAATCCAAATATTTATTTAAATAGAAAGGTCAATGCCAAAATAATAAAAATCAATCCAGAAAGAAAGCAAATCCTTCTTTCAGTGAGAAGTGTCTTAGAAGAAAAATTGGAGGAAAAAAGGACAAGGCTTTGGGAAAGAATTAAAAAGTCCGAGATAATAAGAGGTAGAGTTAAAGAAGTAAATGATGATGGATTAAAGATAGATCTTGGTTTTGGTATTCTTGGTTTTGTTTCCAAAGATGAGTTATCTTGGTTCCCTATTAGAAACATATATAGAACATTCCAAGTAGGAGATATAGTAAAAGCAAAAATTTTAAATATAGATGAAGAGAAAAAAGAAGTAAATCTAAGTGTTAGATTAGCACAACCCAATCCATGGGAGGTATTTTTAGAGAAAAACCCCATTGGAAGTATTCAGCAGGGAGAAATCATAAAAATAACCTCAGGTATTGTGGTAAAAATTAATAACCTCGTTGGATTCGTACCTTATAGTGAAATATCCTGGGGAAGAATTGGTAATATAAGAGAATATTATGAAGTAGGAGATAAGATTAAAGTAAAAATATTAGAAGTGGACCCACAAGAAAAGAGAATACTTCTTAGTATAAAACAGGTAGAGCCAAACCCATGGGACGTTATTGACGAGATATTATCTGAGGGTAGCAAAGTTAAAGGGAAAATAATAAACATAACAGATTTTGGAATATTTGTAGAGATTAAGCCAGGATTAGAGGGGCTTATTCCAAGAAGATTCTTAAGTTGGGAAAGAATAAATGACCTTCACGATAAATTCCATATAGGAGATAGTATAGAAGCTAAGGTTTTAAATATTGACAAAGAAAATAGAAGATTATTATTAAGTAGAAGAGATGTACTCCCAGACCCATGGAACAATATAGAAGAAAGATATAGCGAGGGAATGAATGTAATTGGAAAAGTTATAGAGATTAATAATCAAGGATTAGTAATAGAGTTACAACCTGGTATAGAAGGCTTCCTACCTAATTCTCAGCTTGATAAAAGAGAAAATTCTGAAATTTCAATTAATAGCGAAATAGAAGTAAAAATTATAAGAATAAATCAAGAAAGTAGAAGAATTATATTCTCAAGAAAAGCTCTTCTCAAAGAGAAAGAAGAAAAAGAATTGGAAAATTACATAAAGATTAATACTCCTCCTCCAATTACTTTAGGAGATATATTAGGCTTTGATTTGGCAAAGGAGGAAAATTAG